ATGTGACTTTAATTCTTTAATTCGTGCTAAATCATTATTACTCGGCAATAACTCAAGGGTTAAGTGGAAAAATCGTTTGACAACATTTCGTATCATCGATCGCATAAGTAATCAAGTCGCTGGTTATCTGAGTCACTGCTGAATATTTTTGAAACGAGGGGGTTACCTACAAACTAATTCTTATCGTGCTTTTCCGTATCATAGTTAGCTTGATAACAGTTCTGTTTGGCTTGAGTTTGTGATTTTCCCAACCCAGTTGCTCTGGCTTTTCGCACGGTTCGGTTGCAGAATGTTAGGGTTTGAAAAAGCGCGCCCAAGCTAACAGCACAGATGATGCGATGACAGCTTGACAGAAGAGATGAGCCAGCATTTTGGAGGATAAATTCTTGTAATTCTGTGGAAAATGCTGGAAGTGATTGAGATATACTGGCACCTGCCGACGAACGAGTTCTCGGTTATCTACCTCTGCCGGCAGCAGGTTCCGCCCACAGGTGTTGTTTTCTCGCAGCTGCGACCCGATGGCGATTTGTTCGAGGTCTTCCAGCAGCGCCCCCCAATTCCAATCAAAGCCCATCCGCCGAGTAACCAAACAAACGACCACTTTTCGCCACCGAATGTTATTAATTATCATTTCTTTTCGTTTCGCAGGGCAAAAGTCTTCATTGCCCACCATACCCACCATTTCCTACACCGTGGGCAATCGCGACACCCTGACCTCAGTGGCCGCCCGATTCGACACTACTCCCTCGGAGCTGACCCACCTGAACCGGCTGAACAGCTCCTTCATTTACCCCGGCCAGCAGCTGCTGGTGCCCGACAAGAAGGCCAAGGACAAGGACGACGCCTCCAGCAGCTCCACCCACGACCTGGACGGAGGCAGCCTGTCCGGGAAATCGAGTCCGGTGGAGCGCAAGTTGTCCGGCGACGAGAGCCGCGAGAAAGGTAAGCTCCGTGGAAATGGTGCAATTGGTGCGACGATAGTGAAGTATTTGCCATCATCGCCGCTTGAGATTTTTAGTTGCACGAGCTCTGCATGCCACCAGGTCGaaaaaccattaaaaaaaaaccaggtGCATCCTTTTAACAAATAACTAGTTTAAAATTGCTCATTTATCgttctttatttaaatctGTTAGGGACCAACCACTctatctttatttttttatgaaaatttaCATAGTTGAGAAAACATGCTCCGATCTTTAGAAAATTGTTAGTCCTTGATATTCCGGGGATTCACACTTATCTCATAAAGACACATGCAAATGTATACGTAAATTGCCATTGAGTATTATACAAgtataaaatttattatttattatatcccaCTATTACTAAAATACCAGTTCCTTTTAGGTTTAAGAAGTTAAGAAGTTTCGGCATTTTAAAATTACCGCTCACAGATCTCAACAATTTTTGTAATCCCCTTATTTAGATTTGTGAATTTGGTATATTGCGCCCTGTTAAAAGTGGCTCTTGCTAACATTCTGTTAACAgatttaacatttaacatttttaggGAATTCGCGGTGGTCGAGAGGGCAAAGCCGTTTCCCCATCTGGTCACACTGCagtccaatgttttttttaataatataacgTGTTGTTTTCCTCGACTTAGAATTCTTGATATCAGGTTGAATTTTTGAAGTTAACGAGCTTTTGTGCCTTGAATGTGGATGGTCTAAAAGTGGACAGTGGGACGAACTCAAGATCTGCAATTTCAGCATGCACACCGCTGTCTTCTGGCGCAATGGAGgttattgtttgtttttcttaCCATTGTTGTCGCAACGATCTGTGAACAAGTGCTAATTGCGGTTGACAAACTACTGGCCTTGAACGATCCAGGTTTTCCGGAAACAAACGGCTACCCACGGGTCACGTTTTCACGGCCTTATCCCCGGAAATCGCATCTTCGTTACTGGCAATTGGTTATATCTGGAAACTTGCCGACCTAGCTAGGAAccatttactttaaaattgttctttttttttaatctatAAAAACGTCTACATATTATAACTAGTTAGAACCGGAAGAGCTGTATGATTATTagagaacattttttttttctaaatgcATGGCCTTATCAGGTCTTGTGACAAATgcttaagcattttcaaaattcTCCAAATGTACACAGTAATTATGAGCTCAAATACCATCTGCTTAAATCATTTTCAAAATTACTTTCGCTTTTACTACCTTTATtgatattttcaattaaatctAAACTCAAGAGCTACTGAAAATAAAGTGCACCCTGCAAGTTATCTTTTATGCTTTTCACCTTACCTACCTAGAAAAATCGTAAAAAATGCCCCGTCGTAACACTTAGAACAACAAAGGAGGTCACAAGGCGCAGATTTAGTTTAAACTATCTCATATATCAATTTTGCTTTCACTATCTTATCGCCGGGCACGGGTGTAGTTGATAAAAATCACAGCCCAGCAAAAGCCCTCCGAAAACCACTCGCCCCcaatattatattaactaaacgcCGTTTTTTGCAGAccaatatattatatttttcgcAACTCGAATCATTGTGTTAATTGAATGCCGTTCATTGCAGACATACTCGAGGGCCTGCGCCCCGGATCCCCCAAGCCCGGTCACATCGAACGCGTGGGCGGAAGCAGCCAGCAgcaggcggaggaggaggccaACAAGAGCGACGATCCGGTGATCACCCAGCGCTTCCTCAAGATCAATGTGCGCCACATCACGGACGGACAGGGCGTGGTGGGCGGCGTCCTCCTGGTCACGCCCAACGCCGTCATGTTTGATCCCAATGTCAGCGATCCCCTGGTCATTGAGCACGGCCCGGAGAGCTATGGCGTCATCGCGCCCATGGAGCTGGTGGTGAACGCCGCCATCTTCCACGACATTGCGCACATGCGGGTGGCCGGAGGAGCAGGGCAAGGCCTTAACTCCGGGTCGGGCGACGCCGAGAAGCCGGAGATATATTATCCCAAACCAGTATTAGTCGAGGAGGACTCCAAGGAGTTGTCCGAGCAGCAGCCGCTGCTGGGCGAGGACGGCAAAGAGCGTTTGGATGGTGAGTTGTTTAGAAACTATTTTTCAAATGTAAAGTCTTAATGCCTATTTCCATAATAGCTGAAATCGGATCGTTGGAGATTGCCGACGACCAGGAGTCGCTTTGCTCCAGCACTGGACGCGATGGCGACGCCTTTCCCAAAGCCTTCGACCGCGAACGTGTGGaggtaaatattttaatcacATAATCCCCTATACAAACTTACTTGATTGATGTTGCTCCAGGACTCATCTACGGAAGCCAAAGATAGCGCTAAGACTGACGCTCAAGACGATGAAGACAAGAAGACCGGCCTGGGCCTCTCCAGCACTCGTTCCACCCTCGAGGAGCGGCGCAAGAGTTTGTTGGATCACCACTGGGCCATTCCGAGCAAAGACCGGTTAGTGTTTGCCCAGCTGCCACACGCTTCATAACTCACACATTCTCCTagcaattttgtttgttcaaccATATTTAAACGTTTTTTCTCACATCACGAAATGAGGGaaattttgttaaataattGTAGAGTTTTATCGTTTGGTctgcttaaatatttttgaaaactttccAAAATTGTATCAGAACTTGTGGTCGTTAGACCTTTACCCATTGATTGTGGTAACTTGATCAttgtattttcaaaaaaagaaaaaacattgTTCAGAGATAATTCTAATTACCATAACACAATTACGAAGCTCAAGCTCAATTACTTCATATATCATAACAAAATACCTAGATAATTGATATGCATGCGATTTAAATCTGTTTACGGTTTCCCATGACTACCGAAGAATTAATGAATTTGATAATTTAATACTATATGcgcattttctttttaatatcGATGGCAGCTTTTAATGACGTATTATCTCAAGTAGCTTCCATAAAGTAATTAACTTGGGAATACACCTAGCTGAACTACTTTATCACACCGAAATCATTTTAGATAAGACTTTGGCTTGCCAAAGAGcgtttttaattgctttaataactttttgttTGTATTCTTGTGTTTTTACTTTCATATTTCGAACCACGCCACGTCAAACCCCCACCCATAAATGCAATTTGTGTTATCAAAACCACCGCTTTACACCAAACCCAAATCACATCACACCCACAAAACTCCCCTATTGTACATAAACCTGtatgtgccacgcccccgaATATTACTCAGCTATTGTTTGTCTAATTCCCGAAGATCCTCGGAAGACGAGGCCGACAACGAGTCCAACATAACCGTGGACAGCGGTGCCCGGGTCCAGGATCCCCATTCGGCCAACAGCTCGGTGAGCGGCGTACCGCTCAGTCAGCCTCTCGGGGCCGCTGCCGCCGGTCCAGCCTCCGCCGTGGCCCCCCTGCCACCCTCTGGCATCGACCTGGAGCACCTGGAGCAGCTGTCCAAGCAGTCGTGCTACGACTCGGGCATCGACATCCGCGAGTCCGTTCCCAACGTACAGCCCATACCAAAGAAAGCCGTCTACAGCGACGCGGACATTGTCCTCAGCTCCGACTGGGTACCACCGAAAACCATTGTGCCGACGCACTTCAGCGAGTCTCCGCCTCGTAGCACCATCCTGGGCCAGAGCCTGGATGCCGGCACAGGAGCACGCAAGAAGACCTCCAGCGTCAGCTTCAGCGTGGATGACGAGGCCGCTCAGCAGGCTCAGGCCCAGGCGGCAGCTGTGGCGGCCACCGACAAACAGGCGGAGAAGAAAAACAAGGTAGTGTGTTGCGATGTCAAAGAGTGGGCTTCTGCTGCTAAAACTTTACCTGTAAAGAAGCAGTAGAGAAACACAAATCATTCTTAATAAAATTTGCAATCGTAACTTATAgaacaaaaatgtatgaaGATAAGATTAGATAAATATTACCA
This region of Drosophila subpulchrella strain 33 F10 #4 breed RU33 unplaced genomic scaffold, RU_Dsub_v1.1 Primary Assembly Seq354, whole genome shotgun sequence genomic DNA includes:
- the LOC119560923 gene encoding nuclear receptor coactivator 7 isoform X20, which encodes MQNVIITSNYYWSRRASQDVSSLSRSVDNLAIPVRRSKSRSVDHGLAAPFDLDSLRSKVEQRFESVDKLSRQKSSLPTIPTISYTVGNRDTLTSVAARFDTTPSELTHLNRLNSSFIYPGQQLLVPDKKAKDKDDASSSSTHDLDGGSLSGKSSPVERKLSGDESREKDILEGLRPGSPKPGHIERVGGSSQQQAEEEANKSDDPVITQRFLKINVRHITDGQGVVGGVLLVTPNAVMFDPNVSDPLVIEHGPESYGVIAPMELVVNAAIFHDIAHMRVAGGAGQGLNSGSGDAEKPEIYYPKPVLVEEDSKELSEQQPLLGEDGKERLDAEIGSLEIADDQESLCSSTGRDGDAFPKAFDRERVEDSSTEAKDSAKTDAQDDEDKKTGLGLSSTRSTLEERRKSLLDHHWAIPSKDRSSEDEADNESNITVDSGARVQDPHSANSSVSGVPLSQPLGAAAAGPASAVAPLPPSGIDLEHLEQLSKQSCYDSGIDIRESVPNVQPIPKKAVYSDADIVLSSDWVPPKTIVPTHFSESPPRSTILGQSLDAGTGARKKTSSVSFSVDDEAAQQAQAQAAAVAATDKQAEKKNKMLKRLSYPLTWVEGLTGEGGAVQPGGVGSGSLNKSGDADSAPNTGDSNQSVFSKVFSRRSSIGTFIRPHSSEGTSSSTKLKEAKQAPKLDYRSMVSMDDKPELFISVDKLIPRPARACLDPPLYLRLRMGKPIGKAIPLPTSVMSYGKNKLRAEYWFSVPKNRVDELYRFINTWVKHLYGELDEEQIKARGFELIQEDTEWTKSGTTKAGIGGGSQDGEEISDLTRESWEVLSMSTDEYRKTSLFATGSFDLDFPIPDLIGKTEILTEEHREKLCSHLPARAEGYSWSLIFSTSQHGFALNSLYRKMARLESPVLIVIEDTEHNVFGALTSCSLHVSDHFYGTGESLLYKFNPSFKVFHWTGENMYFIKGNMESLSIGAGDGRFGLWLDGDLNQGRSQQCSTYGNEPLAPQEDFVIKTLECWAFV
- the LOC119560923 gene encoding nuclear receptor coactivator 7 isoform X22, which produces MHTAVFWRNGDILEGLRPGSPKPGHIERVGGSSQQQAEEEANKSDDPVITQRFLKINVRHITDGQGVVGGVLLVTPNAVMFDPNVSDPLVIEHGPESYGVIAPMELVVNAAIFHDIAHMRVAGGAGQGLNSGSGDAEKPEIYYPKPVLVEEDSKELSEQQPLLGEDGKERLDAEIGSLEIADDQESLCSSTGRDGDAFPKAFDRERVEDSSTEAKDSAKTDAQDDEDKKTGLGLSSTRSTLEERRKSLLDHHWAIPSKDRSSEDEADNESNITVDSGARVQDPHSANSSVSGVPLSQPLGAAAAGPASAVAPLPPSGIDLEHLEQLSKQSCYDSGIDIRESVPNVQPIPKKAVYSDADIVLSSDWVPPKTIVPTHFSESPPRSTILGQSLDAGTGARKKTSSVSFSVDDEAAQQAQAQAAAVAATDKQAEKKNKMLKRLSYPLTWVEGLTGEGGAVQPGGVGSGSLNKSGDADSAPNTGDSNQSVFSKVFSRRSSIGTFIRPHSSEGTSSSTKLKEAKQAPKLDYRSMVSMDDKPELFISVDKLIPRPARACLDPPLYLRLRMGKPIGKAIPLPTSVMSYGKNKLRAEYWFSVPKNRVDELYRFINTWVKHLYGELDEEQIKARGFELIQEDTEWTKSGTTKAGIGGGSQDGEEISDLTRESWEVLSMSTDEYRKTSLFATGSFDLDFPIPDLIGKTEILTEEHREKLCSHLPARAEGYSWSLIFSTSQHGFALNSLYRKMARLESPVLIVIEDTEHNVFGALTSCSLHVSDHFYGTGESLLYKFNPSFKVFHWTGENMYFIKGNMESLSIGAGDGRFGLWLDGDLNQGRSQQCSTYGNEPLAPQEDFVIKTLECWAFV
- the LOC119560923 gene encoding nuclear receptor coactivator 7 isoform X28, whose product is MHTAVFWRNGDILEGLRPGSPKPGHIERVGGSSQQQAEEEANKSDDPVITQRFLKINVRHITDGQGVVGGVLLVTPNAVMFDPNVSDPLVIEHGPESYGVIAPMELVVNAAIFHDIAHMRVAGGAGQGLNSGSGDAEKPEIYYPKPVLVEEDSKELSEQQPLLGEDGKERLDAEIGSLEIADDQESLCSSTGRDGDAFPKAFDRERVEDSSTEAKDSAKTDAQDDEDKKTGLGLSSTRSTLEERRKSLLDHHWAIPSKDRYCLSNSRRSSEDEADNESNITVDSGARVQDPHSANSSVSGVPLSQPLGAAAAGPASAVAPLPPSGIDLEHLEQLSKQSCYDSGIDIRESVPNVQPIPKKAVYSDADIVLSSDWVPPKTIVPTHFSESPPRSTILGQSLDAGTGARKKTSSVSFSVDDEAAQQAQAQAAAVAATDKQAEKKNKMLKRLSYPLTWVEGLTGEGGAVQPGGVGSGSLNKSGDADSAPNTGDSNQSVFSKVFSRRSSIGTFIRPHSSEGTSSSTKLKEAKQAPKLDYRSMVSMDDKPELFISVDKLIPRPARACLDPPLYLRLRMGKPIGKAIPLPTSVMSYGKNKLRAEYWFSVPKNRVDELYRFINTWVKHLYGELDEEQIKARGFELIQEDTEWTKSGTTKAGIGGGSQDGEEISDLTRESWEVLSMSTDEYRKTSLFATGSFDLDFPIPDLIGKTEILTEEHREKLCSHLPARAEGYSWSLIFSTSQHGFALNSLYRKMARLESPVLIVIEDTEHNVFGALTSCSLHVSDHFYGTGESLLYKFNPSFKVFHWTGENMYFIKGNMESLSIGAGDGRFGLWLDGDLNQGRSQQCSTYGNEPLAPQEDFVIKTLECWAFV
- the LOC119560923 gene encoding uncharacterized protein LOC119560923 isoform X23, whose amino-acid sequence is MSRENSPRHGSFRRTLNSRDPSAGAPSSGSGSGPGSPHHQQSNHQHYHHPHQPPIMEHAGAPISTSASNIATVMEDGENAHLPPLTGSGPSRQRSLRDRLKDGITGSFSWQSKSRSVDHGLAAPFDLDSLRSKVEQRFESVDKLSRQKSSLPTIPTISYTVGNRDTLTSVAARFDTTPSELTHLNRLNSSFIYPGQQLLVPDKKAKDKDDASSSSTHDLDGGSLSGKSSPVERKLSGDESREKDILEGLRPGSPKPGHIERVGGSSQQQAEEEANKSDDPVITQRFLKINVRHITDGQGVVGGVLLVTPNAVMFDPNVSDPLVIEHGPESYGVIAPMELVVNAAIFHDIAHMRVAGGAGQGLNSGSGDAEKPEIYYPKPVLVEEDSKELSEQQPLLGEDGKERLDAEIGSLEIADDQESLCSSTGRDGDAFPKAFDRERVEDSSTEAKDSAKTDAQDDEDKKTGLGLSSTRSTLEERRKSLLDHHWAIPSKDRSSEDEADNESNITVDSGARVQDPHSANSSVSGVPLSQPLGAAAAGPASAVAPLPPSGIDLEHLEQLSKQSCYDSGIDIRESVPNVQPIPKKAVYSDADIVLSSDWVPPKTIVPTHFSESPPRSTILGQSLDAGTGARKKTSSVSFSVDDEAAQQAQAQAAAVAATDKQAEKKNKMLKRLSYPLTWVEGLTGEGGAVQPGGVGSGSLNKSGDADSAPNTGDSNQSVFSKVFSR
- the LOC119560923 gene encoding nuclear receptor coactivator 7 isoform X19 → MQNVIITSNYYWSRRASQDVSSLSRSVDNLAIPVRRSKSRSVDHGLAAPFDLDSLRSKVEQRFESVDKLSRQKSSLPTIPTISYTVGNRDTLTSVAARFDTTPSELTHLNRLNSSFIYPGQQLLVPDKKAKDKDDASSSSTHDLDGGSLSGKSSPVERKLSGDESREKDILEGLRPGSPKPGHIERVGGSSQQQAEEEANKSDDPVITQRFLKINVRHITDGQGVVGGVLLVTPNAVMFDPNVSDPLVIEHGPESYGVIAPMELVVNAAIFHDIAHMRVAGGAGQGLNSGSGDAEKPEIYYPKPVLVEEDSKELSEQQPLLGEDGKERLDAEIGSLEIADDQESLCSSTGRDGDAFPKAFDRERVEDSSTEAKDSAKTDAQDDEDKKTGLGLSSTRSTLEERRKSLLDHHWAIPSKDRYCLSNSRRSSEDEADNESNITVDSGARVQDPHSANSSVSGVPLSQPLGAAAAGPASAVAPLPPSGIDLEHLEQLSKQSCYDSGIDIRESVPNVQPIPKKAVYSDADIVLSSDWVPPKTIVPTHFSESPPRSTILGQSLDAGTGARKKTSSVSFSVDDEAAQQAQAQAAAVAATDKQAEKKNKMLKRLSYPLTWVEGLTGEGGAVQPGGVGSGSLNKSGDADSAPNTGDSNQSVFSKVFSRRSSIGTFIRPHSSEGTSSSTKLKEAKQAPKLDYRSMVSMDDKPELFISVDKLIPRPARACLDPPLYLRLRMGKPIGKAIPLPTSVMSYGKNKLRAEYWFSVPKNRVDELYRFINTWVKHLYGELDEEQIKARGFELIQEDTEWTKSGTTKAGIGGGSQDGEEISDLTRESWEVLSMSTDEYRKTSLFATGSFDLDFPIPDLIGKTEILTEEHREKLCSHLPARAEGYSWSLIFSTSQHGFALNSLYRKMARLESPVLIVIEDTEHNVFGALTSCSLHVSDHFYGTGESLLYKFNPSFKVFHWTGENMYFIKGNMESLSIGAGDGRFGLWLDGDLNQGRSQQCSTYGNEPLAPQEDFVIKTLECWAFV